From a single Myxocyprinus asiaticus isolate MX2 ecotype Aquarium Trade chromosome 47, UBuf_Myxa_2, whole genome shotgun sequence genomic region:
- the LOC127437016 gene encoding zinc finger protein 664-like isoform X1, translated as MSICKYVLYSFYSSNSEEPSVPSSASDAHGGDYIFKAAVPIQHPSIDTFLKMPSKGFHYAGRTIHKCQQCTKYFIYRSDLLKHQETHTPAKAHKCPQCGLAFDNSTQPASHSKGCKSRVFKCLKCSAHFTSLKTLYRHNRVHKEKTTHKCPECGRIFTSLSQLVSHRRTHRAPAVKKSYDCKECDETFGSYRDSLIHQKIHNSKDAQTSKPERQPGKCRFCDLTFSVDSELRSHLKIHAEFRPYICDQCGKCFSTNSSLLAHLSNHTGEKPLLCSQCGKRFYSKIQLKSHMRCHSGERPHICPYCEKQFTLSGNLKIHIRIHTGEKPYVCRQCGKGFVSTGCLQVHIRSHTGEKPYQCKICGKKFVVSSHLTAHMCFHTGERPHCCLQCGKRFIRRYDLSKHMYTHIGKRPFPCPLCPKAYTCRTHLKRHMKSHGV; from the exons aTGAGCATATGTAAAtatgttctttattctttttacagTAGTAACTCAGAAGAACCAAGTGTACCCTCATCAGCCAGCGATGCCCACGGAG GAGATTACATTTTTAAGGCAGCTGTGCCCATCCAGCACCCCAGTATAGACacctttctaaagatgccttctAAAGGCTTCCACTATGCTGGCAGGACCATCCACAAATGTCAACAGTGTACCAAATATTTCATCTATCGCTCTGATCTTCTAAAGCACCAAGAAACTCACACCCCGGCAAAGGCACACAAGTGTCCTCAGTGCGGGCTTGCTTTTGATAACTCAACTCAACCGGCATCACACAGCAAAGGCTGTAAGTCCAGAGTTTTTAAATGCCTCAAGTGTTCAGCCCACTTCACTTCTCTCAAGACCCTGTACAGACACAATAGAGTACACAAAGAGAAAACCACCCACAAATGCCCTGAATGTGGACGGATTTTCACAAGTCTATCACAACTGGTCAGTCACCGGCGAACTCACAGAGCTCCTGCCGTTAAAAAGAGCTACGATTGTAAAGAATGCGACGAGACGTTTGGGTCATATCGAGATAGTTTAATCCACCAGAAGATCCATAACTCTAAAGATGCTCAAACATCTAAACCGGAACGCCAGCCAGGAAAGTGTCGCTTTTGTGACTTAACATTCAGCGTTGACAGCGAATTACGTAGCCATCTCAAAATTCATGCGGAATTCCGGCCATATatatgtgatcagtgtggaaagtgCTTTTCCACAAACAGCAGTCTACTCGCCCACCTCTCCAACCACACGGGTGAGAAACCTCTCCTTTGTTCGCAATGCGGAAAACGTTTTTATAGCAAGATCCAATTGAAATCGCATATGAGATGTCATTCGGGTGAACGGCCGCACATCTGTCCTTACTGCGAGAAGCAGTTTACCTTGTCTGGGAATTTGAAGATCCACatcagaattcacactggagagaagccgtatGTTTGCCGCCAGTGCGGAAAGGGATTCGTATCCACCGGATGCTTGCAAGTGCATATACGCTCTCATACAGGAGAAAAaccatatcagtgcaaaatctgcGGCAAGAAATTTGTGGTTTCGAGTCACCTGACGGCACATATGTGCTTTCACACTGGAGAGCGTCCACACTGCTGCTTACAGTGTGGGAAAAGATTCATTCGACGATATGACTTGAGCAAACACATGTACACTCATATTGGAAAGAGGCCCTTTCCATGCCCCCTGTGTCCGAAGGCTTATACGTGTCGCACACACTTGAAACGACACATGAAGAGCCATGGCGTTTGA
- the LOC127437016 gene encoding zinc finger protein 239-like isoform X2, protein MPSKGFHYAGRTIHKCQQCTKYFIYRSDLLKHQETHTPAKAHKCPQCGLAFDNSTQPASHSKGCKSRVFKCLKCSAHFTSLKTLYRHNRVHKEKTTHKCPECGRIFTSLSQLVSHRRTHRAPAVKKSYDCKECDETFGSYRDSLIHQKIHNSKDAQTSKPERQPGKCRFCDLTFSVDSELRSHLKIHAEFRPYICDQCGKCFSTNSSLLAHLSNHTGEKPLLCSQCGKRFYSKIQLKSHMRCHSGERPHICPYCEKQFTLSGNLKIHIRIHTGEKPYVCRQCGKGFVSTGCLQVHIRSHTGEKPYQCKICGKKFVVSSHLTAHMCFHTGERPHCCLQCGKRFIRRYDLSKHMYTHIGKRPFPCPLCPKAYTCRTHLKRHMKSHGV, encoded by the coding sequence atgccttctAAAGGCTTCCACTATGCTGGCAGGACCATCCACAAATGTCAACAGTGTACCAAATATTTCATCTATCGCTCTGATCTTCTAAAGCACCAAGAAACTCACACCCCGGCAAAGGCACACAAGTGTCCTCAGTGCGGGCTTGCTTTTGATAACTCAACTCAACCGGCATCACACAGCAAAGGCTGTAAGTCCAGAGTTTTTAAATGCCTCAAGTGTTCAGCCCACTTCACTTCTCTCAAGACCCTGTACAGACACAATAGAGTACACAAAGAGAAAACCACCCACAAATGCCCTGAATGTGGACGGATTTTCACAAGTCTATCACAACTGGTCAGTCACCGGCGAACTCACAGAGCTCCTGCCGTTAAAAAGAGCTACGATTGTAAAGAATGCGACGAGACGTTTGGGTCATATCGAGATAGTTTAATCCACCAGAAGATCCATAACTCTAAAGATGCTCAAACATCTAAACCGGAACGCCAGCCAGGAAAGTGTCGCTTTTGTGACTTAACATTCAGCGTTGACAGCGAATTACGTAGCCATCTCAAAATTCATGCGGAATTCCGGCCATATatatgtgatcagtgtggaaagtgCTTTTCCACAAACAGCAGTCTACTCGCCCACCTCTCCAACCACACGGGTGAGAAACCTCTCCTTTGTTCGCAATGCGGAAAACGTTTTTATAGCAAGATCCAATTGAAATCGCATATGAGATGTCATTCGGGTGAACGGCCGCACATCTGTCCTTACTGCGAGAAGCAGTTTACCTTGTCTGGGAATTTGAAGATCCACatcagaattcacactggagagaagccgtatGTTTGCCGCCAGTGCGGAAAGGGATTCGTATCCACCGGATGCTTGCAAGTGCATATACGCTCTCATACAGGAGAAAAaccatatcagtgcaaaatctgcGGCAAGAAATTTGTGGTTTCGAGTCACCTGACGGCACATATGTGCTTTCACACTGGAGAGCGTCCACACTGCTGCTTACAGTGTGGGAAAAGATTCATTCGACGATATGACTTGAGCAAACACATGTACACTCATATTGGAAAGAGGCCCTTTCCATGCCCCCTGTGTCCGAAGGCTTATACGTGTCGCACACACTTGAAACGACACATGAAGAGCCATGGCGTTTGA